The Candidatus Angelobacter sp. DNA window AGCGCACGTGACGATCAGTTCCGCCACCGTCGCGATGTTGCGCAACTCCAGCAAATCGCCCGAGACAATGAAGTCCCAGTAATATTCCTGAATCTCCTCCTGCAGGTTGGCGATCCGCTTCTGCGCGCGCAGCAGACGTTTGTTCGTGCGCACAATCCCGACGTAATCCCACATCAGGCGGCGGATTTCATCCCAGTTGTGCGAGACCACCACCATCTCGTCCGCATCAGTCGCTTTGCCCGACTGCCACGGCTGGATGTTCC harbors:
- a CDS encoding L-aspartate oxidase (catalyzes the formation of oxaloacetate from L-aspartate); the encoded protein is HGANRLASNSLLEALVCAHRAAMKVVAGTPQPPDGNIQPWQSGKATDADEMVVVSHNWDEIRRLMWDYVGIVRTNKRLLRAQKRIANLQEEIQEYYWDFIVSGDLLELRNIATVAELIVTCALLRQESRGLHYNLDYPGPDADNAQRDTILRKST